One Aegilops tauschii subsp. strangulata cultivar AL8/78 chromosome 7, Aet v6.0, whole genome shotgun sequence genomic window carries:
- the LOC109760099 gene encoding patatin-like protein 3, whose amino-acid sequence MATPAIALLDQSLPFGGGGSDRLSKEIFSILESNFLFGAQALEPAGACSAGRVRVLSIDGGADGGALAAAALVRLERRLQELSGSPEARVADYFDVAAGSGAGGFLAAALFARRMPAEAARDVVAKNRKVFSGRHGRGGLFNRPEAVFKKVFGDLTVRDAAKPLLIPCYDMATAAPFVFSRADAVEAEAFDFPLWQVCAAACGVGPAEVASLDGRTRLRAAAAAGGTGAGVANPTAVAVTHVLHNKREFPFAAGAGDLVVLSLGGNAAAGSGARASSSSLLRIAGACQADMVDQAVSMAFGENRATNYIRIQGNGITAGATAEAAMAERGVESVLFRGKKLMPQTNGERLDGVAEQLVREQHRRMDSKTPVVLIKPSATPRTSSSSASTLITVSTNSSSESP is encoded by the exons ATGGCGACCCCCGCGATCGCGCTGCTTGATCAGAGCCTGccgttcggcggcggcggctcggaccGGCTCAGCAAGGAGATCTTCTCCATCCTCGAGTCCAACTTCCTGTTCGGCGCGCAGGCGCTGGAGCCGGCCGGGGCGTGCTCGGCTGGCCGCGTGCGCGTGCTCTCCATCGACGGGGGCGCGGACGGCGGCGCGCTCGCCGCGGCCGCGCTGGTCAGGCTCGAGCGCCGGCTGCAGGAGCTGTCGGGCAGCCCCGAGGCCCGCGTCGCGGACTACTTCGACGTGGCGGCCGGGTCCGGCGCCGGCGGGTTCCTCGCGGCCGCGCTGTTCGCGCGCCGGATGCCGGCGGAGGCCGCGCGCGACGTCGTGGCCAAGAACCGCAAGGTGTTCTCTGGGCGCCATGGGCGTGGTGGGCTGTTCAACAGGCCCGAGGCGGTGTTTAAGAAGGTGTTCGGGGACCTCACCGTGCGCGACGCGGCCAAGCCGCTGCTGATCCCCTGCTACGACATGGCCACGGCCGCGCCGTTCGTCTTCTCCCGCGCCGAcgccgtcgaggccgaggcgttCGACTTCCCGCTCTGGCAGGTCTGCGCGGCCGCGTGCGGGGTGGGGCCGGCTGAGGTGGCGTCCCTCGACGGGCGCACCAGGCTGCGCGCCGCCGCGGCGGCCGGCGGGACCGGCGCCGGCGTGGCCAACCCGACCGCCGTGGCCGTCACCCACGTGCTCCACAACAAGCGCGAGTTCCCCttcgccgccggcgccggcgaccTCGTCGTGCTGTCCCTCGGCGGGAACGCCGCCGCCGGCTCGGGCGCCCGCGCGTCGTCCTCCAGCCTCCTGCGCATCGCCGGCGCGTGCCAGGCCGACATG GTGGACCAAGCCGTATCAATGGCGTTCGGAGAGAACAGAGCAACCAACTACATCCGCATCCAG GGCAACGGCATTACCGCCGGAGCGACGGCGGAGGCGGCCATGGCGGAGCGTGGGGTGGAGTCGGTCCTGTTCCGGGGCAAGAAGCTGATGCCGCAGACCAACGGCGAGCGGCTGGACGGCGTGGCGGAGCAGCTGGTGCGGGAGCAGCACCGGAGGATGGACAGCAAGACGCCGGTGGTGCTCATCAAGCCGTCGGCGACGCCCAGGACGTCCTCCTCGTCGGCGTCCACGCTCATCACCGTGTCCACCAACTCCTCCTCGGAGTCGCCCTga